A window from Micromonospora terminaliae encodes these proteins:
- a CDS encoding carbohydrate ABC transporter permease, whose amino-acid sequence MSDLPLVQADRAVPPPAATTATRGRGRRLRLLSGTDRVVITLMVLVPLLLVVALVWLPALATVALSGTNWDGIGPLADIDWVGLKNYDDVVNIYPPFGPAIQNNLLWLAALFVVATPFGMFLAVLLDKELRGGRFYQTALYLPVVLSLALIGFVWQLIYSRDQGLLNALLGTQTDWYGDPNVNIWAVLFAAGWRHVGYIMLLYLAGLKGVDPSLREAAAVDGSSEVSTFFRVVFPVLRPINIIVLVVTVIESLRAFDLVWVINKGRNGLELISALVTANVVGEASRIGFGSALATIMLVVSLVFITLYLFTVMREDRR is encoded by the coding sequence GTGTCCGACCTGCCCCTGGTCCAAGCGGACCGCGCCGTGCCGCCACCGGCCGCGACCACCGCCACGCGTGGTCGCGGCCGCCGGCTACGGCTCCTGTCCGGCACCGACCGCGTGGTGATCACGCTGATGGTGCTCGTGCCGCTGCTGCTCGTGGTGGCCCTGGTCTGGCTACCGGCGCTGGCCACCGTGGCGCTCTCCGGCACCAACTGGGACGGCATCGGTCCGCTCGCCGACATCGACTGGGTCGGCCTCAAGAACTACGACGACGTGGTGAACATCTACCCGCCGTTCGGGCCGGCGATCCAGAACAATCTGCTCTGGCTGGCCGCCCTCTTCGTGGTGGCCACCCCGTTCGGGATGTTCCTCGCCGTGCTGCTCGACAAGGAACTGCGCGGCGGCCGGTTCTACCAGACCGCGCTCTACCTGCCGGTCGTGCTCTCGCTGGCGCTGATCGGCTTTGTCTGGCAGCTCATCTACAGCCGCGACCAGGGCCTGCTCAACGCGCTGCTCGGCACGCAGACCGACTGGTACGGCGACCCGAACGTCAACATCTGGGCCGTGCTGTTCGCGGCCGGCTGGCGGCACGTCGGCTACATCATGCTGCTCTACCTGGCCGGCCTGAAGGGCGTCGACCCGTCCCTGCGCGAGGCCGCGGCCGTCGACGGCTCGTCGGAGGTCAGCACCTTCTTCCGGGTCGTCTTTCCGGTGCTGCGCCCCATCAACATCATCGTGCTGGTGGTGACGGTGATCGAGTCGCTGCGCGCGTTCGACCTGGTCTGGGTCATCAACAAGGGGCGCAACGGGCTGGAACTGATCTCGGCCCTGGTCACCGCCAACGTCGTGGGCGAGGCCAGCCGGATCGGCTTCGGCTCGGCCCTGGCGACGATCATGCTGGTCGTCTCCCTGGTCTTCATCACCCTCTACCTGTTCACCGTGATGCGGGAGGACCGGCGATGA
- a CDS encoding carbohydrate ABC transporter permease, with protein sequence MSSATLTRDPDTAVPHARRRPLRPARVVLHVFLAAVAVGWLFPILWALLTSLRSYEYTATHGYVSLGGWTLDNYVTAWRTAEFGKHFLNSVYITVPAVLLTLFLASCVAFVIARFSWKFNIALLGLFTAANLLPQQALLIPLFRMFTEIPLPAFLSDSELLYDSYWGLILVNVAFQCGFCVFVLSNYMKALPHELYEAAMVDGASVWRQYWQVTMPLCRPALAALATLEVTWIYNEFFWATVLMRTGDKFPVTSSLNNLRGEFFTDNNLVSAGSVLVAIPTLVIFFLLQKQFVRGLTLGASKG encoded by the coding sequence ATGAGCAGCGCGACCCTGACCCGTGACCCCGACACCGCGGTGCCGCACGCCCGTCGCCGGCCGCTGCGGCCCGCCCGGGTGGTCCTGCACGTCTTCCTCGCCGCGGTGGCGGTCGGCTGGCTCTTCCCGATCCTCTGGGCGCTGCTGACCTCGCTGCGCTCGTACGAGTACACGGCCACCCACGGCTACGTCTCGCTCGGCGGCTGGACCCTCGACAACTACGTCACCGCCTGGCGGACCGCCGAGTTCGGCAAGCACTTCCTCAACTCGGTCTACATCACGGTCCCGGCCGTGCTGCTGACGCTCTTCCTCGCCTCCTGCGTGGCGTTCGTGATCGCCCGGTTCAGCTGGAAGTTCAACATCGCCCTGCTCGGCCTCTTCACCGCGGCGAACCTGCTGCCGCAGCAGGCCCTGCTCATCCCGCTGTTCCGGATGTTCACCGAGATCCCGCTGCCGGCCTTCCTGAGCGACTCGGAGCTGCTCTACGACAGCTACTGGGGGCTGATCCTGGTCAACGTCGCCTTCCAGTGCGGCTTCTGCGTCTTCGTGCTGAGCAACTACATGAAGGCCCTGCCCCACGAGCTGTACGAGGCGGCCATGGTGGACGGCGCCAGCGTCTGGCGGCAGTACTGGCAGGTGACCATGCCGCTGTGCCGGCCGGCCCTGGCGGCGCTGGCGACGCTGGAGGTGACCTGGATCTACAACGAGTTCTTCTGGGCCACCGTGCTCATGCGCACCGGCGACAAGTTCCCGGTGACCAGCTCGCTGAACAACCTGCGCGGCGAGTTCTTCACCGACAACAACCTGGTCTCGGCCGGCTCCGTGCTGGTCGCCATCCCCACCCTGGTGATCTTCTTCCTCCTGCAGAAGCAGTTCGTCCGGGGCCTCACCCTGGGAGCTTCCAAGGGATGA